The following proteins come from a genomic window of Corallococcus sp. NCRR:
- a CDS encoding erythromycin esterase family protein, which translates to MAHRDDGLLVRALADSVQPLQRTREDFGPLMDLVGDATCVLMGEATHGTHEFYRLRALLTRRLIEEKGFNAVAVEADWPDAYRINRYVRAMGTDADAVESLSDFQRFPAWMWRNADVLDFAGWLRTHNDRHSLREKVGFYGLDLYSLHASMGAVLKYLDRADPEAAKRARNRYACFEHFGEDPQDYGHATSLGLSPDCERQVVDQLRELQREREALLRRDGFIAEDAQFEAEQNARVVQDAEEYYRSMFHGRISSWNLRDTHMADTLDSLMGFLKRRLGAARIVVWAHNSHVGDARATEMGEAGEVNLGQLTRQRHPRATRLIGFSTYRGTVTAASNWGGAAERKQVRHGLAGSCESLFHQVGLPGFLLDLRELGEAAGALRERRLQRAIGVIYRPETERRSHYFHTRLPQQFDAMLHIDETRALEPLERTAGWERGEAPETYPTGL; encoded by the coding sequence ATGGCGCACCGAGACGACGGACTGCTGGTGCGAGCGCTCGCGGACTCCGTGCAGCCGCTCCAGAGGACGCGGGAGGACTTCGGGCCCCTGATGGACCTGGTGGGGGACGCGACGTGCGTGCTGATGGGCGAGGCGACCCACGGCACGCACGAGTTCTACCGGCTGCGCGCGCTCCTGACGCGGAGGCTCATCGAGGAGAAGGGTTTCAACGCCGTCGCGGTGGAGGCGGACTGGCCGGACGCGTACCGCATCAACCGCTACGTGCGGGCCATGGGCACCGACGCGGACGCGGTGGAGTCGCTCTCCGACTTCCAGCGCTTCCCCGCGTGGATGTGGCGCAACGCGGACGTGCTGGACTTCGCGGGCTGGCTGCGGACGCACAACGACCGCCACTCCCTGCGGGAGAAGGTCGGGTTCTACGGGCTGGACCTCTACAGCCTCCACGCCTCCATGGGCGCGGTGCTGAAGTACCTGGACCGGGCGGATCCAGAGGCCGCGAAGCGCGCCCGCAACCGCTACGCGTGCTTCGAACACTTCGGCGAAGACCCGCAGGACTACGGCCACGCGACGTCCCTGGGCCTGTCACCGGACTGCGAGCGGCAGGTCGTCGACCAGCTCCGCGAGCTGCAACGGGAGCGCGAAGCGCTGCTGCGCCGGGACGGGTTCATCGCGGAGGACGCGCAGTTCGAGGCGGAGCAGAACGCGCGGGTCGTCCAGGACGCGGAGGAGTACTACCGGTCCATGTTCCATGGGCGCATCTCGTCCTGGAACCTGCGCGACACGCACATGGCGGACACGCTGGATTCGCTGATGGGCTTCCTGAAGCGGCGGCTGGGGGCCGCCCGCATCGTGGTCTGGGCGCACAACTCGCACGTCGGGGACGCGCGCGCGACGGAGATGGGGGAGGCGGGCGAGGTGAACCTGGGACAGTTGACGCGCCAGCGGCACCCGCGAGCGACGCGGCTCATCGGCTTCAGCACGTACCGGGGCACGGTCACCGCGGCCTCCAACTGGGGCGGGGCCGCCGAGCGCAAGCAGGTCCGCCACGGGCTCGCGGGCAGCTGCGAGTCCCTCTTCCATCAGGTCGGCCTGCCGGGCTTCCTGCTGGACCTCCGCGAGCTGGGCGAGGCCGCCGGGGCGCTCCGCGAGCGGCGCCTGCAGCGGGCCATCGGCGTCATCTACCGGCCTGAAACGGAGCGCAGGAGCCACTACTTCCACACGCGGCTGCCGCAGCAGTTCGACGCGATGTTGCACATCGACGAGACGCGGGCGCTCGAACCGCTGGAGCGCACCGCCGGATGGGAGCGCGGTGAAGCGCCGGAGACCTATCCGACGGGCCTGTAG
- a CDS encoding Mpo1-like protein, whose translation MSFADKMRAWMPLHENGVSRAAHFVGAYLFTFALLVPLCWVRIPGTPLTAAHLLVAAVAVYALTLEWTAGLLMALPLVPTLLAAEAVAQLPTGTAAGIAVGVMVFRFAMVVGAHVLFEKKTHGLSLGGPQLFFIEPVYLLTLVLFSLGLKQDLRARVAASSV comes from the coding sequence ATGAGCTTCGCCGACAAGATGCGCGCCTGGATGCCCCTGCACGAGAACGGGGTCAGCCGCGCGGCCCACTTCGTGGGGGCCTACCTCTTCACGTTCGCCCTGCTGGTGCCGCTGTGCTGGGTGCGCATTCCCGGCACGCCCCTCACCGCCGCGCACCTGCTGGTGGCCGCGGTGGCCGTGTACGCCCTGACGCTGGAGTGGACCGCCGGCCTGCTCATGGCCCTGCCGCTGGTGCCCACGCTGCTCGCCGCGGAGGCGGTGGCCCAGCTCCCCACGGGGACGGCCGCGGGCATCGCGGTGGGCGTGATGGTGTTCCGCTTCGCGATGGTGGTGGGCGCGCACGTCCTCTTCGAGAAGAAGACCCACGGCCTGTCGCTGGGCGGCCCGCAGCTCTTCTTCATCGAGCCCGTGTACCTGCTCACCCTGGTGCTCTTCTCGCTGGGCCTCAAGCAGGACCTGCGCGCGCGCGTGGCGGCCTCCAGCGTCTGA
- a CDS encoding HTTM domain-containing protein, with the protein MNRLFSSARRFWLEPVAPDGLAFLRIAVALISLVQLAILWPHLPELYGNFGLVQWVITDVGAGDWAPSLGWLGRLLAPLGVSTMTTLYAVFVLYAVGLGGLLLGYRTRVFAVLTWFTHGLTSANAYLSLYGVDTLLHVLFFYLVFMPSAGRWSLDARAGRVSTGPSSGARVALRTLQVHLCFIYLDTGLAKAQGAQWWSGEAIWRALMQPQFQAFDFSWLAAYPLLAKLACWGTLLIEVGYAGMLWVPRLRRHWLVATLLLHAGIAVCLRLWLFSLTMMAFNLAAFAWTWRGSETPVENEDAVPGAAAARL; encoded by the coding sequence ATGAACCGTCTTTTCTCCTCCGCGCGGCGCTTCTGGTTGGAGCCCGTGGCGCCCGACGGGCTCGCGTTCCTGCGCATCGCCGTCGCGCTCATCTCCCTCGTCCAACTCGCCATCCTCTGGCCGCACCTGCCGGAGCTGTACGGCAACTTCGGCCTCGTCCAGTGGGTCATCACCGATGTGGGCGCGGGCGACTGGGCGCCCAGCCTGGGGTGGCTGGGGCGGCTCCTGGCGCCGCTGGGCGTCAGCACGATGACCACGCTGTACGCGGTGTTCGTCCTCTACGCGGTGGGGCTGGGGGGCCTGCTGCTGGGCTACCGCACGCGCGTCTTCGCGGTGCTCACCTGGTTCACGCACGGCCTCACGTCCGCGAACGCGTACCTGTCGCTCTACGGCGTGGACACCCTGCTCCACGTGCTCTTCTTCTACCTGGTGTTCATGCCGTCCGCGGGGCGCTGGTCCCTGGACGCGCGAGCCGGCCGCGTCTCCACCGGTCCGTCGTCTGGAGCCCGCGTGGCGCTGCGCACGCTCCAGGTCCACCTGTGCTTCATCTACCTGGACACCGGCCTGGCCAAGGCGCAGGGCGCCCAGTGGTGGAGTGGCGAAGCCATCTGGCGCGCGCTGATGCAGCCGCAGTTCCAGGCCTTCGACTTCTCCTGGCTCGCGGCCTACCCGCTGCTGGCGAAGCTCGCCTGCTGGGGCACGCTGCTCATCGAGGTGGGCTACGCGGGGATGCTCTGGGTCCCCCGGCTGCGGCGGCACTGGCTGGTGGCCACACTGCTGCTGCACGCGGGCATCGCCGTGTGCCTGCGGCTGTGGCTCTTCTCCCTGACGATGATGGCCTTCAACCTGGCCGCCTTCGCCTGGACGTGGCGGGGCTCGGAGACCCCCGTGGAGAACGAGGACGCAGTCCCGGGGGCTGCCGCGGCTCGTCTCTAG
- a CDS encoding universal stress protein has product MAIVCATDLSEGSHQAAEVAARVAARRGQPLWLVHQVHPDQLRVAAEPVREGLKALLREEARRLEPMGARVESSLLESGSSRALAVFCDAHEARLLVVGTPREEPAALGSGVSLERIARNCAVPLLRVRDAAPFKAWLQGERPLRVMFGVDRSRGSEAARRWLEELGADGPIELLAGHVYYAFEQCRRLGLPTPMNLDEVAPRIEAVLHREVAALAETGQGSAPRVHLRMAVGRAADHLVDLAREQEADLLVVGTHPHNALGNLASVAHHALRLAPMSAAVVPVSPAASRGEVPLPQVRRLLVATDLSPLADETLPFAFALAPAGAVVHLVTVIPERAGAELHRALKQRLLERVPRGLDAREVTTRLEVLHGEDVALALVQAAERMDAELLCLGSRGHGGVREALLGSVARKVLALSRRPVLVLRPPLR; this is encoded by the coding sequence ATGGCCATCGTCTGCGCAACCGACCTCTCCGAGGGTTCCCATCAGGCCGCGGAGGTGGCCGCGCGCGTCGCCGCCCGCCGCGGCCAGCCGCTCTGGCTCGTCCACCAGGTCCACCCGGATCAGCTCCGGGTCGCGGCCGAGCCCGTGCGCGAAGGCCTCAAGGCGCTGCTGCGCGAGGAGGCCCGGCGGCTGGAGCCGATGGGGGCGCGGGTGGAGTCCTCCCTGCTGGAGAGCGGCTCCTCGCGAGCCCTGGCCGTCTTCTGCGACGCGCACGAGGCGCGGCTGCTGGTGGTGGGGACGCCCCGCGAGGAGCCCGCCGCCCTGGGTTCGGGCGTCAGCCTGGAGCGCATCGCACGCAACTGCGCCGTGCCGCTGCTGCGGGTGCGTGACGCCGCCCCCTTCAAGGCCTGGCTCCAGGGGGAGCGCCCCCTGCGCGTGATGTTCGGGGTGGACCGCTCACGGGGCAGCGAGGCCGCCCGGCGCTGGCTGGAGGAGCTGGGCGCGGATGGCCCCATCGAGCTGCTGGCGGGGCATGTCTATTACGCCTTCGAGCAGTGCCGGCGCCTGGGACTGCCCACCCCCATGAACCTGGATGAGGTGGCGCCCCGCATCGAGGCCGTGCTCCACCGCGAGGTGGCCGCGCTGGCGGAGACGGGCCAGGGCAGCGCGCCGCGCGTGCACCTGCGCATGGCGGTGGGCCGCGCCGCGGACCACCTGGTGGACCTGGCCCGGGAGCAGGAGGCGGACCTGCTCGTGGTGGGCACGCACCCGCACAACGCCCTGGGCAACCTGGCCTCGGTGGCGCACCACGCCCTGCGGCTCGCGCCCATGTCGGCGGCGGTGGTACCGGTGAGCCCCGCGGCGTCCCGGGGCGAGGTGCCGCTGCCCCAGGTGCGGCGGCTGCTGGTGGCCACGGACCTGTCGCCGCTCGCGGACGAGACCCTCCCCTTCGCCTTCGCGCTGGCGCCCGCGGGCGCGGTGGTGCACCTGGTGACGGTGATTCCCGAGCGCGCCGGAGCGGAGCTCCACCGAGCCCTGAAGCAGCGCCTGCTGGAGCGCGTGCCGAGGGGACTGGACGCCCGGGAGGTCACCACGCGGCTGGAGGTCCTCCACGGCGAGGACGTGGCGCTCGCGCTCGTGCAGGCCGCGGAGCGGATGGACGCGGAGCTGCTCTGCCTGGGCTCGCGCGGCCACGGGGGCGTGAGGGAGGCCCTGCTCGGGTCGGTGGCGCGCAAGGTGCTCGCCCTGAGCCGCCGGCCCGTGCTGGTGCTGCGCCCCCCGCTGCGCTGA
- a CDS encoding cation-translocating P-type ATPase: MSAVGSAAAAAVAPEPRWGLDSREAGARLRLHGPNTLTREQPQSAWLFLGRQFRSGMVWLLLGACGVAALLGEGADAVAIATIVVLNALVGFLQEYRADRAVLALRALTAPNARVLRDGVSAVIPASQVVPGDALVLEAGDVVAADARLLSAHALLTLEAALTGESAPVDKQVSALPDSTPLAERRDRVFMGTSVAAGTAVAEVTATGMDTELGRIAHLVRTAQVSRTPLQQRLEGVTRMLLVLCVGVGALVAGLGLMRGESGVALLLAAVALAVAAVPEGLPTVVTLALAVGVQRMVKGHVLVRRMQAVETLGSATVICTDKTGTLTQGIMEVREVWPPESAQRVLEVAAACCDAELGQGQEPGAGDPTELALLAAARARGVERPDVERERPRVSEQPFDSERRRMSVLRSDGVLYVKGALEVLLPLCRQVPPGVAEALASLAGRALRVLAVAEGKGPEERDLALVGLVGLADPPRPEAVEAVRAAREAGVRTVMITGDHPATALAIARELGLLREGEAPEGIVHARATAEQKLHIVRGWKARGEVVAMTGDGVNDAPALREAHIGIAMGRTGAEVTREASDLILTDDNFASIVAAVREGRGIYENIRKTLVYLLAGNAGELVLMLGASLLGLPLPLLPLHLLWVNLVTDGLPALALVMDPAPPDVMRRPPRRPEEPMLGRREWVAVLATGLLDATVTLGTFLWALRHLSLEEARTLTFTVLVFCQVLRAFAARSAGMLHWEVGSFTNRALLAVVADTLALQVALPEVPMLAAFFSLVPLAPAHLVLALGLGLIPVSVLELRKLVPRGRASGRARAPVGG, from the coding sequence ATGAGCGCGGTGGGGAGCGCGGCGGCGGCGGCGGTGGCTCCGGAGCCTCGCTGGGGCCTGGACTCGCGGGAGGCCGGGGCGCGCCTGCGCCTGCACGGCCCCAATACGCTGACGCGCGAGCAGCCCCAATCCGCGTGGCTCTTCCTGGGCCGCCAGTTCCGCTCCGGCATGGTGTGGCTGCTGCTGGGCGCGTGCGGCGTGGCGGCGCTCCTGGGCGAGGGCGCGGACGCAGTGGCCATCGCCACCATCGTGGTGCTCAACGCGCTGGTGGGCTTCCTCCAGGAGTACCGCGCGGACCGCGCCGTGCTGGCCCTGCGCGCGCTCACCGCTCCCAACGCGCGGGTGCTGCGCGACGGCGTGAGCGCCGTGATTCCGGCGTCCCAGGTGGTGCCGGGGGATGCGCTGGTGCTGGAGGCGGGGGACGTGGTGGCGGCGGACGCGCGGCTGCTGTCGGCGCACGCGCTGCTCACGCTGGAGGCGGCGCTCACGGGGGAGAGCGCGCCGGTGGACAAGCAGGTGAGCGCGCTGCCGGACTCCACTCCGCTAGCGGAGCGCAGGGACCGCGTCTTCATGGGGACCTCCGTGGCGGCGGGCACGGCGGTGGCGGAGGTGACGGCCACCGGCATGGACACGGAACTGGGCCGCATCGCGCACCTGGTGCGCACGGCGCAGGTGTCGCGGACCCCGCTCCAGCAGCGCCTGGAGGGCGTCACCCGCATGCTGCTGGTGCTGTGCGTGGGGGTGGGGGCCCTGGTCGCGGGGCTGGGGTTGATGCGCGGGGAGTCGGGCGTGGCGCTGCTGCTCGCGGCGGTGGCGCTCGCGGTCGCGGCGGTGCCGGAGGGGCTGCCCACGGTGGTGACGCTCGCGCTCGCGGTGGGCGTGCAGCGCATGGTGAAGGGGCACGTGCTCGTGCGGCGGATGCAGGCGGTGGAGACGCTCGGCTCGGCCACCGTCATCTGCACGGACAAGACGGGCACGCTCACCCAGGGAATCATGGAGGTGCGCGAGGTGTGGCCCCCGGAGTCCGCGCAGCGCGTGCTGGAGGTGGCGGCGGCGTGCTGCGACGCGGAGCTGGGGCAGGGGCAGGAGCCCGGCGCCGGGGACCCCACGGAGCTGGCGCTGCTCGCGGCGGCGCGAGCCCGGGGTGTGGAGCGCCCGGACGTGGAGCGCGAGCGCCCCCGGGTGTCGGAGCAGCCCTTTGATTCGGAGCGGCGGCGCATGAGCGTCCTGCGCTCGGACGGCGTGCTCTACGTGAAGGGCGCGCTGGAGGTGCTCCTCCCGCTGTGCCGGCAGGTGCCTCCGGGCGTGGCGGAGGCGCTGGCCTCGCTCGCGGGGCGCGCCCTGCGCGTGCTGGCCGTGGCGGAGGGGAAGGGCCCTGAAGAGCGGGACCTCGCGCTGGTGGGGCTGGTGGGGCTCGCGGATCCGCCCCGGCCCGAAGCGGTGGAGGCCGTGCGCGCGGCGCGCGAGGCCGGGGTGCGCACGGTGATGATCACCGGCGACCATCCCGCCACGGCCCTGGCCATCGCGAGGGAGCTGGGCCTCTTGCGCGAGGGCGAGGCGCCGGAGGGCATCGTGCACGCGCGGGCGACGGCGGAGCAGAAGCTCCACATCGTGCGCGGATGGAAGGCGCGCGGAGAGGTGGTCGCCATGACGGGCGACGGCGTGAACGACGCGCCCGCCCTGCGCGAGGCGCACATCGGCATCGCCATGGGCCGCACCGGCGCGGAGGTCACCCGCGAGGCGTCCGACCTCATCCTCACGGACGACAACTTCGCGAGCATCGTGGCGGCCGTGCGCGAGGGGCGCGGCATCTACGAGAACATCCGCAAGACGCTCGTCTACCTGCTGGCGGGCAACGCCGGCGAGCTGGTGCTGATGCTCGGCGCGTCGCTGCTGGGGCTGCCCCTGCCGCTGCTGCCCCTGCACCTGCTCTGGGTGAACCTCGTCACCGACGGACTGCCGGCCCTGGCGCTGGTCATGGACCCCGCCCCTCCGGACGTGATGCGGCGGCCGCCACGGCGGCCGGAGGAGCCCATGCTGGGCCGGCGCGAGTGGGTGGCGGTGCTGGCCACGGGGCTGCTGGACGCCACCGTCACGCTGGGCACCTTCCTCTGGGCGCTCCGGCACCTGTCCCTGGAGGAGGCGCGCACCCTGACGTTCACCGTGCTGGTGTTCTGCCAGGTGCTTCGTGCCTTCGCCGCGCGCAGCGCCGGGATGCTCCACTGGGAGGTCGGGTCGTTCACCAACCGGGCGCTGCTCGCGGTGGTCGCCGACACGCTGGCGCTCCAGGTCGCCCTGCCGGAGGTGCCCATGCTCGCCGCGTTCTTCTCGCTCGTCCCGCTCGCCCCCGCGCACCTCGTGCTCGCCCTGGGCCTGGGGCTCATCCCGGTGAGCGTGCTGGAGCTGCGCAAGCTGGTGCCGCGCGGCAGGGCGTCAGGCCGTGCGCGCGCGCCCGTGGGCGGTTGA
- a CDS encoding 2-hydroxyacid dehydrogenase translates to MRIAFFDTHRFDRTAFEEANAAFGHELTWFEPRLTPQTVGLAAGFPGVCSFVNDRLDGPCLQALAQGGTRLVALRSAGFNHVDLAEAARLGMTVVRVPEYSPEAVAEHTAALVLALNRKVHRAYARVREWNFSLDGLVGFDLHGKTVALVGLGRIGRATARIFHGFGCRLLAVDPQLKDEDARRLHLETVALPEALARADILSLHVPLTPGTRHLIDAAALARMKPGAMLINTGRGALIDSQALLAALKSGHLGAAGLDVYEEEEGVFFQDLSGQVLQDDVLARLLTFPNVLITAHQAFLTREALGAIARTTLESIRRFERGEPLEATEVRAEQVLPR, encoded by the coding sequence ATGCGCATCGCCTTCTTCGACACCCACCGCTTCGACCGCACCGCCTTCGAGGAGGCCAACGCCGCGTTCGGCCATGAGCTCACCTGGTTCGAGCCCCGCCTGACGCCGCAGACGGTGGGCCTGGCGGCGGGCTTCCCCGGGGTGTGCTCCTTCGTGAATGACCGGCTGGACGGCCCATGCCTCCAGGCGCTGGCGCAAGGGGGCACGCGGCTGGTGGCGCTGCGCTCGGCGGGCTTCAACCACGTGGACCTGGCGGAGGCCGCCCGGCTGGGGATGACCGTCGTGCGCGTCCCCGAGTACTCACCCGAGGCCGTGGCCGAGCACACCGCGGCGCTCGTGCTCGCGCTCAACCGCAAGGTGCACCGGGCCTACGCGCGGGTGCGCGAGTGGAACTTCTCGCTGGACGGGCTGGTGGGGTTCGACCTGCACGGCAAGACGGTGGCGCTGGTGGGGCTGGGGCGCATTGGCCGCGCCACCGCCCGCATCTTCCACGGCTTCGGCTGCCGGCTGCTCGCGGTGGATCCCCAGCTGAAGGACGAGGACGCGCGGCGGCTGCACCTGGAGACCGTGGCGCTCCCGGAGGCCCTGGCCCGGGCGGACATCCTCTCCTTGCACGTGCCCCTCACGCCCGGCACGCGCCACCTCATCGACGCGGCGGCGCTCGCGCGGATGAAGCCCGGGGCGATGCTCATCAACACCGGCCGCGGGGCGCTCATCGACAGCCAGGCCCTGCTGGCGGCGCTCAAGTCGGGCCACCTGGGGGCCGCGGGGCTGGACGTGTACGAGGAAGAGGAAGGCGTCTTCTTCCAGGACCTCTCCGGCCAGGTGCTCCAGGACGACGTACTCGCGCGCCTGCTCACCTTCCCCAACGTGCTCATCACCGCGCACCAGGCCTTCCTCACCCGTGAAGCGCTGGGCGCCATCGCTCGCACCACGCTTGAAAGCATCCGCCGCTTCGAGCGGGGCGAGCCCCTGGAGGCGACGGAGGTCCGGGCGGAGCAGGTGCTCCCGCGCTGA
- a CDS encoding TraR/DksA family transcriptional regulator — MNATREEADRLLRQRWRALLELRRKHRELLREVTGAGAPEWVDRAVALEETRLLDALDAREARALAVLERALEHLPPDGLPRCEDCGALIEPERLRVVPEARCCPGCMAEGR; from the coding sequence ATGAATGCCACGCGTGAAGAGGCGGACCGGCTGTTGCGCCAGCGGTGGCGGGCCTTGCTGGAGCTGAGGCGCAAGCACCGGGAGCTGCTGCGCGAGGTCACCGGCGCCGGGGCCCCGGAGTGGGTGGACCGCGCGGTGGCCCTGGAGGAGACGCGGCTGCTCGACGCGCTCGACGCTCGCGAGGCGCGGGCCCTGGCGGTGCTGGAGCGCGCGCTGGAGCACCTGCCGCCGGACGGCCTGCCCCGGTGCGAGGACTGCGGCGCGCTCATCGAACCCGAGCGGCTCCGGGTCGTGCCCGAGGCCCGGTGCTGCCCCGGGTGCATGGCGGAAGGACGATGA
- a CDS encoding TraR/DksA family transcriptional regulator — MYGDSMTTLARRMLLSRRDALRTVRADAAVAARPPARAACLPPRELEEVEAALERIEQGRFGCCERCGGAIGRQRLLAVPEARCCLTCTDARARDVDA; from the coding sequence ATGTACGGTGACTCCATGACGACCCTGGCGCGGCGGATGCTCCTGTCCCGCCGGGACGCGCTGCGGACGGTGCGCGCGGACGCGGCGGTGGCGGCCCGCCCGCCCGCCCGGGCAGCGTGCCTCCCGCCGCGCGAGCTGGAGGAGGTGGAGGCGGCGCTCGAGCGCATCGAGCAGGGTCGCTTCGGCTGCTGCGAGCGGTGTGGGGGCGCCATCGGCCGCCAGCGGCTGCTCGCCGTCCCGGAGGCGCGCTGCTGCCTGACGTGCACGGACGCGCGGGCCCGGGACGTGGACGCGTGA
- a CDS encoding sigma-54-dependent transcriptional regulator encodes MAPERILVVDDEVNARRALATLLAEEGYEVRQAADGVEALAALPDFSPALVLTDVRMPRMDGVTLLRRAKEDGGDAAFVMMTAFATVEAAVEAMRLGAESYLTKPLDLNAVLVVLAKALETRRLKQETRQLRERVAERFRVGNIIGDAPELQGVYSLIHQAAPTRATVLILGESGTGKELVAQALHELSPRKARPFVKVHCAALSEGLLESELFGHERGAFTGALARKEGRFELADGGTLFLDEIGEISPAVQVKLLRVLQGREFERVGGTQTLKVDVRIVAATHRDLEAEVKAGRFREDLYYRLNVVAVTLPPLRRRKADIPALASHFIERCNGVHGKAVKGLAPGTLEALMSHDWPGNIRELENAVERAVVLARGEELTADDLPPVLRGPRPSAGSGDRLIPGATLATIEREAILRTLEMVQGSTTRAAEVLGISVRKIQYKLKEYGGGGAGPDEEPAAS; translated from the coding sequence ATGGCCCCAGAACGCATCCTGGTCGTGGATGACGAGGTGAACGCGCGGCGCGCCCTGGCCACCCTCCTTGCGGAAGAGGGGTACGAGGTCCGGCAGGCCGCGGACGGCGTGGAGGCGCTCGCCGCGCTCCCGGACTTCTCACCCGCGCTGGTGCTCACCGACGTGCGGATGCCGCGCATGGACGGCGTCACCCTGCTGCGCCGCGCGAAGGAGGACGGCGGCGACGCGGCCTTCGTGATGATGACGGCGTTCGCCACGGTGGAGGCGGCGGTGGAAGCCATGCGCCTGGGTGCGGAGAGCTACCTCACCAAGCCGCTGGATTTGAACGCCGTGCTCGTCGTGCTGGCCAAGGCGCTGGAGACGCGCCGGCTGAAGCAGGAGACGCGGCAGCTGCGGGAGCGGGTGGCGGAGCGCTTCCGCGTGGGCAACATCATCGGGGATGCGCCCGAACTCCAGGGCGTCTACTCCCTCATCCACCAGGCGGCCCCCACGCGGGCCACGGTGCTCATCCTGGGGGAGAGCGGCACGGGCAAGGAGCTGGTGGCCCAGGCGCTGCACGAGCTCAGCCCGCGCAAGGCGCGCCCCTTCGTGAAGGTGCACTGCGCGGCGCTCAGCGAGGGCCTGCTGGAGAGCGAGCTGTTCGGCCACGAGCGGGGGGCCTTCACCGGCGCCCTGGCGCGCAAGGAGGGCCGCTTCGAGCTGGCGGACGGGGGCACCCTGTTCCTGGACGAGATTGGCGAAATCTCCCCGGCCGTGCAGGTGAAGCTCCTTCGCGTGCTGCAGGGCCGCGAGTTCGAGCGCGTGGGCGGCACGCAGACGCTGAAGGTGGACGTGCGCATCGTGGCGGCCACCCACCGCGACCTGGAGGCGGAGGTGAAGGCGGGCCGCTTCCGCGAGGACCTCTACTACCGCCTCAACGTGGTGGCGGTGACGCTGCCGCCCCTGCGCCGGCGCAAGGCGGACATCCCCGCGCTGGCGAGCCACTTCATCGAGCGCTGCAACGGGGTCCACGGCAAGGCCGTGAAGGGGCTGGCGCCCGGCACGCTGGAGGCGCTGATGAGCCACGACTGGCCGGGCAACATCCGCGAGCTGGAGAACGCGGTGGAGCGCGCCGTGGTGCTCGCGCGAGGCGAGGAGCTCACGGCGGACGACCTGCCGCCCGTGCTGCGCGGCCCCCGCCCCAGCGCCGGGAGCGGCGACCGGCTCATCCCCGGCGCGACGCTCGCCACCATCGAACGCGAGGCCATCCTCCGCACGCTGGAGATGGTGCAGGGCTCCACCACGCGCGCCGCGGAGGTGCTGGGCATCAGCGTGCGGAAGATCCAATACAAGCTCAAGGAATACGGCGGCGGGGGCGCCGGCCCGGACGAGGAGCCGGCCGCGTCTTGA
- a CDS encoding protoglobin domain-containing protein, whose product MTDDILEELQRYVGFSATDGEALRELHPIACAHFERIADVFYRRILEHPGAREALEGGESRVGHLKVTLQDWMGSLLLGPWDQAYFERRCRIGRVHVRIHLPQHYMFGAMNLLRQELTAVMEEALRGDPARTARLDRALGKILDLELAIMLHTYREDLLAQAARAERLATFGQLVGSIGHELRNPLGVIETSLFILKGRPSAKEDTRVTKHLDRIGEQVEVANHIVTSLLDMIRSRPLVRAPLRLAEVWASAREAVAPPPRVRVREEGLEALPPLEGDAVQLRQVFVNLLQNAVQALDEREGEVRLTADVPEDGARRVRLVLEDSGPGLDPAIRARVFEPLMTTKARGLGLGLALVRRILERHGGGIAYAPAEAGAGPGGARFVVELPLTQEPS is encoded by the coding sequence GTGACGGACGACATCCTGGAGGAGCTCCAGCGCTACGTGGGGTTCTCCGCCACTGACGGGGAGGCCCTGCGGGAGCTGCACCCCATCGCCTGCGCGCACTTCGAGCGCATCGCGGATGTCTTCTACCGGCGCATCCTCGAACACCCGGGGGCGCGCGAGGCGCTGGAGGGAGGCGAGAGCCGGGTGGGGCACCTCAAGGTGACCCTCCAGGACTGGATGGGGTCGCTGCTGCTGGGGCCGTGGGACCAGGCCTACTTCGAGCGCCGCTGCCGCATCGGGCGGGTGCACGTGCGCATCCACCTGCCGCAGCACTACATGTTCGGCGCCATGAACCTGCTGCGCCAGGAGCTGACGGCGGTGATGGAGGAGGCGCTGCGCGGCGACCCCGCCCGGACCGCCCGCCTGGACCGGGCGCTGGGGAAGATCCTCGACCTGGAGCTCGCCATCATGCTGCACACGTACCGCGAGGACCTGCTGGCCCAGGCGGCCCGGGCCGAGCGGCTGGCGACGTTCGGCCAGCTCGTGGGCTCCATCGGCCACGAGCTGCGCAACCCCCTGGGCGTCATCGAGACCTCGCTCTTCATCCTCAAGGGCCGCCCCTCCGCGAAGGAGGACACGCGCGTGACCAAGCACCTGGACCGCATCGGGGAACAGGTGGAGGTCGCCAACCACATCGTCACCAGCCTGCTGGACATGATCCGCTCCCGCCCGCTGGTCCGCGCGCCGCTGCGGCTCGCGGAGGTCTGGGCCTCCGCGCGGGAGGCCGTCGCGCCGCCCCCTCGGGTGCGCGTGCGCGAGGAGGGCCTAGAGGCCCTGCCCCCGCTGGAAGGGGACGCGGTGCAGCTGCGGCAGGTCTTCGTGAACCTGCTGCAGAACGCGGTGCAGGCGCTGGACGAGCGCGAGGGCGAGGTGCGGCTGACGGCGGACGTCCCGGAGGACGGGGCGCGGCGGGTCCGCCTGGTGCTGGAGGACAGCGGCCCGGGGCTGGACCCGGCCATCCGCGCGCGCGTCTTCGAGCCGCTGATGACCACGAAGGCGCGCGGGCTGGGGCTGGGGCTGGCGCTCGTGCGGCGCATCCTGGAGCGGCACGGCGGCGGCATCGCATACGCTCCCGCCGAAGCCGGAGCCGGGCCGGGAGGGGCCCGCTTCGTGGTGGAGCTTCCCCTGACGCAGGAGCCTTCCTGA